Proteins found in one Falsirhodobacter algicola genomic segment:
- a CDS encoding FkbM family methyltransferase: MMLRTRIILRTNKFDERVAEAARTFGALPGYAFGIVVDETQGPVDIPAPYQKAAFDAGFIRRNRLSHPPMVGWRCGDYFYYAALKAWDDWDQLWMLEPDVAVHDADPSAPLRYLDEAAADVDFLCSAFRKTTPAWHWHASMEPYVPEVYGCFFPVTRINRRAADHLMKARIALSRRLPAKAMVPNDEAAAASLLKAGGFRCANLGEFGRSFTDKETFSSSGFITPRMLAQRPYDGRFYHAICDGNHLATRLTKAFDKARTDADVRRLHAIALTGDDSASPRLTEITARLRAALKDRREEMPHALDGRLMTLQGRSLTHLFAEEGDYIQNLQRSRRAFYEEGHLRKIERLLPTRRRRFVDVGAHTGNHTLFFLNEAGFETATVFEPMPRTRKSLLLNLSINGLRDRVDLRHCDHALGRAAGRGRAVFNAANWGASSVVPLEDGAAEGLPIVSLDSIAPGDPVDLVKIDLRSVLAVLEGMEALLARDRPSLLLTVWEDERDAVRDRLEPTHEIAYTEQQYPRQTLMLLRPRS, translated from the coding sequence ATGATGCTGAGAACGCGGATCATCCTGCGGACCAACAAGTTCGACGAACGGGTCGCCGAGGCGGCCCGCACCTTCGGCGCCCTGCCCGGATACGCGTTCGGCATCGTCGTGGACGAAACGCAGGGGCCGGTCGATATTCCCGCCCCCTATCAGAAGGCTGCCTTCGATGCCGGGTTCATCCGCCGCAACCGGCTGTCCCACCCGCCCATGGTGGGCTGGCGCTGCGGCGACTATTTCTACTACGCCGCGCTGAAGGCTTGGGACGATTGGGACCAGTTGTGGATGCTGGAGCCGGATGTCGCCGTCCATGACGCCGATCCGAGCGCGCCGCTGCGCTATCTCGATGAGGCGGCGGCGGATGTCGATTTCCTCTGCAGCGCCTTTCGCAAGACGACCCCGGCATGGCACTGGCATGCCAGCATGGAACCCTACGTCCCCGAGGTCTATGGCTGCTTTTTCCCCGTCACGCGCATCAACCGCCGGGCCGCCGATCATCTGATGAAGGCGCGCATCGCGCTGTCGCGCCGCCTGCCCGCCAAGGCGATGGTGCCCAACGACGAGGCGGCGGCGGCCTCGCTCCTGAAGGCCGGGGGATTCCGCTGCGCCAATCTGGGCGAGTTCGGGCGCAGTTTCACGGATAAGGAGACGTTCTCCTCCAGCGGGTTCATCACGCCGCGGATGCTGGCGCAGCGGCCGTATGACGGGCGGTTCTATCATGCGATCTGCGACGGCAATCACCTTGCGACCCGCCTGACCAAGGCCTTCGACAAGGCCCGGACGGATGCGGATGTCCGGCGCCTTCACGCCATCGCCCTGACCGGCGATGACAGCGCCTCCCCCCGCCTGACCGAGATCACGGCCCGCCTGCGCGCCGCCCTGAAGGACCGCCGCGAAGAGATGCCCCACGCCCTCGATGGGCGGCTAATGACGTTGCAGGGGCGCAGCCTGACGCATCTTTTCGCCGAAGAGGGCGATTACATCCAGAATCTGCAGCGCAGCCGCCGCGCCTTCTACGAAGAGGGGCATCTGCGCAAGATCGAACGCCTGCTGCCCACGCGCCGCCGCCGTTTCGTCGATGTCGGGGCGCATACCGGCAACCATACGCTGTTCTTTCTGAACGAGGCCGGGTTCGAGACGGCGACGGTGTTCGAACCCATGCCACGCACGCGCAAGAGCCTCTTGCTGAACCTGTCGATCAACGGGCTGCGGGACCGGGTGGATCTGCGCCACTGCGATCACGCGCTTGGCCGGGCGGCGGGGCGCGGCCGCGCGGTTTTCAACGCCGCGAATTGGGGCGCCTCCAGCGTGGTCCCGCTGGAGGATGGCGCGGCGGAAGGTTTGCCCATCGTCAGCTTGGACAGCATCGCGCCCGGCGATCCGGTCGATCTGGTGAAGATAGATCTGCGCTCCGTCCTTGCGGTGCTGGAGGGGATGGAGGCCCTTCTGGCGCGCGATCGCCCCTCGCTTTTGCTGACCGTCTGGGAGGATGAGCGGGACGCCGTGCGGGATCGGCTGGAGCCGACGCACGAGATCGCCTACACCGAGCAGCAATATCCCCGGCAGACGCTGATGCTGCTACGGCCCCGCAGCTGA